From the Herpetosiphon gulosus genome, one window contains:
- the gpmI gene encoding 2,3-bisphosphoglycerate-independent phosphoglycerate mutase translates to MTTPRPVLLAIMDGWGLAPAGPGNGVSLANTPNVDHWMATCPTTQLHASGLDVGLPEGQIGNSEVGHLNIGAGLVVYQDSTRISESIKSGEFFENPAFLEAVQIVKERGTNMHLIGLIGRGGVHAYDIHLAGLLQLMAQQGVNRTYIHAFMDGRDTLPQSGLGYMQELQRTIAQIGVGQVASVIGRYYAMDRDKRWERVGAAYAAMVEGVGHTASDPINAIEQSYLRDARGDEFIEATVITDSAGVALPRISAGDVVICFNFRADRVRQITRALMQPDFNTMVQEWYANQAEQGLQLPTTIWQRPEQVPNLHYVTMTQYDATFPYAIAYPPHYITEPLAKVIADAGKRQYHSAETEKYPHVTFFLNGRREEPFAGEDRVMASSPKVATYDLQPEMSAEEVAAKLLDAVNSQVYDFLVVNFANPDMVGHTGVIPAVVKACETVDHCLGQVVPAVVAQGGVAILIADHGNAEQMIDPQTGGPHTAHTTNLVPCILVADPATGLTREHISLRAGGRLADLAPTILDLLGLQKAEAMTGTSLIETK, encoded by the coding sequence ATGACAACACCGCGTCCTGTGTTGTTAGCCATAATGGATGGTTGGGGTTTGGCTCCGGCTGGCCCTGGCAACGGCGTTAGTTTAGCCAACACCCCCAATGTTGATCATTGGATGGCGACCTGCCCAACCACCCAACTGCATGCATCTGGCCTTGATGTCGGCTTGCCCGAAGGCCAAATTGGCAACAGCGAAGTCGGCCACTTGAATATCGGGGCAGGCTTGGTGGTCTATCAAGATTCCACTCGCATCAGCGAATCGATCAAATCTGGGGAGTTTTTTGAGAATCCAGCCTTTCTCGAAGCTGTTCAAATCGTCAAAGAACGTGGCACGAATATGCACTTGATCGGCCTGATTGGCCGTGGTGGTGTGCATGCCTATGATATTCACCTTGCAGGGTTGTTGCAATTGATGGCCCAGCAAGGGGTCAATCGCACCTATATTCATGCCTTTATGGATGGCCGCGATACCTTGCCGCAAAGTGGCCTTGGCTATATGCAAGAGTTGCAACGCACGATCGCCCAAATCGGCGTAGGCCAAGTGGCGAGCGTGATTGGCCGCTATTATGCCATGGATCGCGATAAGCGCTGGGAGCGCGTTGGTGCTGCCTATGCTGCCATGGTCGAAGGCGTAGGCCACACTGCCAGCGATCCAATTAACGCGATCGAGCAATCGTATTTGCGCGATGCTCGCGGTGATGAGTTTATCGAAGCAACGGTGATCACCGATAGCGCAGGCGTGGCCTTACCACGGATCAGCGCTGGCGATGTGGTGATTTGTTTCAATTTCCGCGCCGATCGGGTTCGCCAAATTACGCGGGCCTTGATGCAGCCCGATTTCAACACGATGGTGCAAGAATGGTATGCCAACCAAGCAGAACAAGGCTTGCAACTGCCGACCACGATTTGGCAACGGCCTGAGCAAGTGCCAAATTTACATTATGTCACCATGACTCAATATGATGCGACCTTCCCATATGCAATTGCCTATCCGCCGCATTACATCACTGAGCCGTTGGCCAAAGTGATCGCCGATGCTGGCAAGCGCCAATATCATAGCGCTGAAACCGAAAAATACCCGCACGTCACCTTCTTCTTGAATGGGCGGCGTGAGGAGCCGTTTGCTGGCGAGGATCGGGTGATGGCATCCTCGCCCAAAGTTGCCACCTACGATCTTCAGCCTGAAATGAGCGCCGAAGAAGTTGCCGCCAAATTACTCGATGCGGTCAACAGCCAAGTCTACGATTTCTTAGTGGTCAACTTTGCCAACCCAGATATGGTCGGCCATACTGGGGTAATTCCGGCGGTGGTCAAAGCCTGCGAAACGGTTGATCATTGCTTGGGCCAAGTTGTACCAGCAGTGGTTGCCCAAGGCGGCGTAGCCATCTTGATCGCCGATCATGGCAATGCTGAGCAGATGATCGATCCGCAAACAGGCGGCCCACATACTGCCCACACCACCAACCTTGTGCCATGCATTTTGGTCGCCGACCCCGCTACAGGTCTTACCCGCGAACACATTAGCCTGCGTGCTGGTGGCCGTTTGGCCGATCTGGCCCCAACCATCCTCGATTTGCTGGGCTTGCAAAAGGCCGAGGCCATGACCGGAACCAGCTTGATCGAAACCAAATAA
- a CDS encoding ATP-dependent Clp protease ATP-binding subunit — protein sequence MANTFERLNPNIQHIMLLAQEEARSLSHSFLGPEHLLLGLLRQNEGLAVQILHELGVFYPQTRQIIQTMITPHAHDEQTLLPAYLPLAPHTKTLLDTAAREADQLNQLQIGPEQLLLALAREAKGFVPYILARLGLHGSIVCDSLHAALHAKSTEVAPDHTADTSLLTKLGINLTEEARNGRLDPVIGRSAEIERTIQILRRRTKNNVVLIGEPGVGKTAIVEGLAQQLAHGAIPSFQKTSVWSLDVGSLLAGAIYRGQFEERLKSVIDQISDHDAILFIDELHMIVGAGASENTVDAANMLKPALARGKLRVIGATTFDEYSQHIEKDSALKRRFQPIVVQEPGIEETVTILQGIRPKYEAHHELSLSDEALYTAARLAAQYIPDLYLPGKAIDLLDEAASRVWYYRQRQLVSDDVASSAEAPTTVVCGRDVAQVLAIQTGIPLAQLFSDGLNRIEDIEQILSQRVIGQAQAIRGVTKAIQRAFAGLKTKQELIGALLFLGPSGVGKTELSKVLAEYLLGSNKALIRMDMSEYAEAHSVSRLIGAPPGYIGYDQGGQLSESVRRRPYSVVLLDNIDYAHPDVINIFIQILEEGSITDARGRYVDFRNVLLLCTANVGTELFKRQTGLGFRAELPEIDQVARYEHLKQQALDKIKASLSLDFLHRLNDVILFQPLQAEHLEVLAGLFLHDVRQMVLAHEIRLDLTSNAHTYLTDHGYDLERGVRRLRHLIQTHIVDPISNGLLHGKYRAGDELLIDCDLSGNFTLSVAQRTTSVVA from the coding sequence ATGGCGAATACGTTTGAACGGCTTAACCCCAACATTCAGCATATTATGTTGTTGGCCCAAGAGGAAGCTCGGAGTCTTAGCCATAGTTTTTTAGGCCCAGAGCATTTGCTGTTAGGGCTATTGCGGCAAAATGAGGGTCTTGCGGTGCAGATATTGCACGAATTAGGGGTTTTCTATCCCCAAACTCGGCAGATTATTCAGACCATGATTACCCCGCATGCCCATGATGAACAAACCTTGCTTCCTGCCTACCTCCCGCTGGCCCCTCATACAAAAACCCTTTTGGATACTGCGGCACGTGAAGCTGATCAACTCAATCAACTGCAGATTGGCCCTGAACAGCTCCTTTTAGCTTTAGCTCGCGAGGCTAAGGGCTTTGTTCCCTATATTTTGGCACGTTTAGGCCTTCATGGCAGCATTGTCTGCGATAGCTTGCACGCAGCCTTGCATGCCAAATCCACCGAGGTAGCTCCTGATCATACCGCCGATACTTCACTCCTAACCAAATTAGGGATTAATCTGACGGAAGAAGCCCGCAATGGCCGACTAGACCCTGTGATTGGACGTAGCGCCGAGATTGAACGTACCATCCAAATTTTACGGCGACGCACCAAAAATAACGTTGTATTAATTGGTGAACCAGGGGTTGGTAAGACGGCAATTGTTGAAGGTTTAGCGCAGCAATTGGCTCATGGTGCAATCCCATCGTTTCAAAAAACCTCGGTTTGGTCGCTTGATGTTGGCTCACTTTTGGCTGGAGCGATTTATCGTGGGCAATTTGAGGAGCGCCTTAAAAGCGTTATCGACCAAATTAGCGACCACGATGCGATTCTTTTCATTGATGAATTACATATGATCGTTGGGGCTGGCGCAAGCGAAAATACCGTTGATGCAGCGAATATGTTAAAGCCAGCTTTAGCTCGTGGCAAATTGCGGGTCATTGGGGCAACAACCTTTGATGAATATAGCCAGCATATCGAGAAAGATAGCGCTCTCAAACGGCGATTTCAGCCAATTGTCGTGCAGGAGCCAGGTATCGAGGAAACGGTAACAATTTTACAGGGTATTCGTCCGAAATACGAAGCCCATCATGAGCTTAGCTTGAGCGACGAGGCTTTGTATACTGCGGCACGACTGGCTGCCCAATATATTCCTGATCTCTATTTGCCTGGCAAGGCGATTGATCTATTGGATGAAGCGGCGAGTCGAGTTTGGTATTATCGGCAACGCCAACTTGTATCCGACGATGTGGCTTCCAGTGCTGAAGCGCCTACCACTGTTGTTTGTGGGCGCGACGTAGCGCAAGTGCTTGCAATCCAAACAGGGATACCCTTAGCGCAACTTTTTTCTGATGGCCTAAACCGTATCGAAGATATCGAGCAGATTCTTAGTCAGCGGGTGATTGGTCAAGCCCAGGCAATTCGAGGGGTAACCAAAGCCATCCAACGCGCTTTTGCCGGACTTAAAACGAAGCAAGAGCTGATCGGGGCTTTATTGTTCTTAGGGCCGTCAGGGGTCGGCAAAACCGAGTTGAGCAAAGTCTTGGCGGAATATCTGCTTGGCAGTAACAAGGCACTTATCCGGATGGATATGAGCGAATATGCCGAGGCCCATAGTGTCAGTCGCTTGATTGGTGCTCCGCCTGGCTATATTGGCTATGATCAGGGCGGTCAATTATCCGAATCCGTTCGTCGCCGTCCGTATAGCGTTGTCTTGCTTGATAATATTGATTATGCCCATCCTGATGTGATCAATATATTCATTCAAATCCTCGAAGAAGGCTCTATAACTGATGCGCGTGGGCGTTATGTTGATTTTCGAAATGTGTTGTTGTTGTGTACGGCAAACGTGGGTACTGAGCTCTTTAAGCGCCAAACGGGGCTTGGTTTTAGAGCTGAGCTCCCTGAAATTGACCAAGTAGCCCGCTATGAGCACTTGAAACAACAAGCACTTGACAAAATCAAAGCCTCGCTGAGCCTCGATTTTCTCCATCGACTGAATGATGTAATTCTTTTTCAACCGCTCCAAGCTGAACACCTTGAAGTATTGGCGGGACTTTTCTTACACGATGTCCGCCAGATGGTGCTAGCCCATGAAATTCGGCTCGACCTAACCTCAAATGCTCATACCTATTTGACGGATCATGGCTACGATCTTGAGCGTGGGGTTCGACGCTTACGCCACCTCATCCAAACCCATATCGTTGATCCAATCAGCAATGGATTGCTCCATGGTAAATATCGGGCGGGTGATGAACTACTGATCGACTGTGATCTGAGTGGCAACTTTACCCTGTCTGTTGCTCAGCGCACAACGTCGGTTGTCGCATAA
- a CDS encoding MFS transporter, producing the protein MSQSMVHEANPATKQAWKPTLLIALLAGQFIAFGLVLGVQGVILAEVMLALALTEGIFGTVQLALPVVGFLVLMFNSKLYLRLGNKWQSILSLLLLVSAMLAFATIGNLWGLILGLILSGAGFAMLDAATNSASMDFEQASGRHILNVMHGLSSGGVMLGAFITGFALESGWSYQAVAIASAAICCSPIILATFPARYPTAGQAQTESADPADGSFHKKPLFIALASICFLGSASEAIAVVWTVIYLLGLEASIALSGTVFALFNGAMLLGRFINAPIVARLGSRVSLLISGIGMLIAAALLLLFNTIPVSIVAFIILGLAVAGIQPTALSAAAPLSPNNSGAVAAPIMMSAYGALLIAPLIYGWIAEFTALRPAMLLVGLFGLITCWLTISIVGRHTAST; encoded by the coding sequence ATGAGTCAATCAATGGTCCATGAAGCCAACCCCGCCACCAAACAGGCTTGGAAGCCAACCCTGCTGATAGCGTTGTTGGCTGGGCAGTTCATTGCATTTGGTCTGGTACTAGGTGTGCAGGGTGTGATCTTAGCCGAAGTTATGCTTGCCCTGGCCTTGACCGAGGGTATTTTTGGGACTGTCCAGCTTGCCCTGCCGGTCGTAGGGTTTCTGGTATTAATGTTTAACAGTAAGCTCTATCTGCGACTTGGGAATAAATGGCAATCCATTTTGAGTTTGTTGCTTTTAGTCAGTGCCATGCTTGCGTTTGCGACAATTGGCAATCTTTGGGGTTTAATCCTTGGCCTGATTCTTTCAGGAGCCGGCTTTGCCATGCTCGATGCGGCGACCAATAGTGCAAGTATGGATTTTGAGCAGGCTAGTGGTCGGCATATTTTGAATGTTATGCATGGCTTATCAAGCGGCGGGGTTATGTTAGGGGCGTTTATCACCGGATTTGCCCTCGAATCTGGTTGGTCGTATCAAGCAGTTGCCATAGCTTCGGCAGCGATTTGTTGTTCCCCGATTATCCTTGCGACATTTCCAGCCCGCTACCCAACTGCCGGCCAAGCCCAAACTGAATCAGCTGATCCAGCAGACGGGAGCTTCCACAAAAAACCTTTGTTTATTGCCCTCGCAAGTATTTGTTTTTTAGGCAGCGCCTCGGAAGCTATCGCTGTCGTTTGGACAGTCATTTATTTACTTGGTTTAGAAGCCTCAATTGCGCTTAGCGGAACCGTTTTTGCCTTGTTTAATGGAGCAATGCTGCTTGGTCGTTTTATTAATGCACCAATTGTTGCTCGCTTGGGGAGTCGGGTTTCCTTGCTCATTTCTGGAATCGGGATGCTGATTGCGGCGGCGCTTTTGCTGCTCTTTAATACGATTCCTGTATCGATTGTGGCTTTTATTATTTTGGGCTTGGCAGTAGCTGGTATTCAACCAACGGCGCTCAGTGCTGCGGCTCCGTTATCACCCAATAATAGTGGAGCTGTCGCTGCGCCAATTATGATGTCGGCCTATGGAGCACTGCTGATCGCTCCTTTGATCTATGGTTGGATTGCCGAATTTACGGCCTTACGCCCTGCTATGCTGCTCGTTGGATTGTTTGGATTGATTACATGCTGGCTCACCATCAGCATTGTTGGTCGCCACACAGCCAGCACGTAG
- a CDS encoding HEAT repeat domain-containing protein: MLKQQMATGSNTSDLNNLIVNQSFQDIAERFRFGAPPVSHLANFDARSDAELLKAAADHPSALERERALWEYAHRNQKAALAVLSNHLNIESDPSVRWNLLWLMVKVGEDAAVPALTAALSDTHSEVRDWATLFLEELTGQEYPMVYNEVQYENDRTFDQTLPLQIAGFADVNVPGMGWVQARLSPQWFSSILGRVLACTNSSSFMSDLVIEKELLNYHEDGSNHYETFMFRGASYPITDTVTQHIYESNTMRPFYQSGKVKVGAPIVTPVSLARAAGTERLRPGKLKEMNMHASDGLEGARGERLREVGIVRSVRGRFWGWAHTDLNRYLETGIIAPGTVQLVSTADPVVGKMANTVIYGTFRGKLGDLTGDGKLNVNLIPCHGTINGELDLNCDGIADEDPRIPRA, encoded by the coding sequence ATGTTGAAACAACAAATGGCAACCGGATCAAACACGTCGGATTTGAACAACCTGATCGTTAATCAATCCTTCCAAGATATTGCGGAACGCTTCCGCTTTGGCGCACCTCCGGTTTCCCACTTGGCCAATTTTGATGCCCGTAGTGATGCTGAACTGCTGAAGGCTGCTGCTGATCATCCAAGTGCCTTGGAGCGCGAACGCGCACTCTGGGAATATGCCCATCGTAATCAAAAGGCTGCTTTAGCTGTTTTGAGCAATCACCTTAACATTGAAAGTGACCCATCAGTACGCTGGAATTTGCTCTGGTTGATGGTTAAGGTTGGCGAAGATGCAGCCGTACCAGCTTTAACTGCTGCCTTGAGCGATACCCATAGCGAAGTCCGTGATTGGGCGACCTTGTTCCTCGAAGAGTTAACTGGCCAAGAATATCCGATGGTCTACAACGAAGTTCAATATGAAAATGATCGCACCTTCGATCAAACCTTGCCATTGCAAATTGCAGGCTTTGCTGATGTGAATGTTCCTGGCATGGGTTGGGTGCAGGCCCGGCTCTCACCCCAATGGTTTTCATCAATCCTTGGTCGGGTATTAGCTTGTACCAATAGCTCAAGCTTTATGAGCGATCTGGTGATCGAGAAAGAACTGTTGAACTACCATGAAGATGGCAGCAACCACTATGAAACCTTTATGTTCCGTGGTGCTTCCTACCCTATCACTGATACTGTAACCCAGCACATCTATGAATCGAACACGATGCGCCCATTCTATCAATCGGGCAAAGTTAAAGTTGGGGCACCGATTGTTACTCCGGTATCTTTGGCTCGCGCTGCTGGTACCGAGCGCCTACGCCCTGGCAAACTCAAAGAAATGAACATGCATGCCTCAGATGGACTTGAGGGTGCACGTGGCGAACGCTTGCGCGAAGTTGGGATTGTGCGCAGTGTGCGTGGTCGTTTCTGGGGCTGGGCCCACACTGATCTTAATCGCTACCTTGAAACGGGGATTATTGCCCCTGGTACCGTTCAGTTGGTAAGCACAGCTGATCCCGTCGTTGGCAAGATGGCTAACACCGTGATCTACGGAACTTTCCGTGGTAAGCTCGGCGATCTAACTGGCGATGGCAAACTCAATGTTAATTTGATTCCTTGTCATGGCACTATCAATGGCGAACTTGACCTGAACTGTGATGGCATTGCTGACGAAGATCCACGGATTCCTCGCGCATAA
- a CDS encoding SRPBCC domain-containing protein: MAGSQSVPPIELVTYINVVPARVYEALTTGAGWDAWFTQGTTIDPRPGGKIHLRWQNFGAGRWTAEDGGPVLEALPAQRFVFQWSPSGEPTTVAFTLNPLGTGTLVHLVEQGYKRTTSSLQACLGCATGWGEALTLLKFYLEHGITYGTVPPEAAELVAIQAEG, encoded by the coding sequence ATGGCTGGTTCTCAGTCAGTACCACCAATTGAACTTGTGACCTATATCAATGTTGTCCCCGCACGGGTCTATGAAGCCCTGACAACGGGTGCAGGATGGGATGCTTGGTTTACCCAAGGAACGACAATTGACCCTCGGCCTGGAGGCAAGATTCACTTGCGTTGGCAGAATTTTGGGGCTGGCCGTTGGACTGCCGAAGATGGCGGCCCGGTACTTGAGGCCTTACCTGCCCAACGCTTTGTATTTCAGTGGTCACCAAGCGGCGAGCCAACGACCGTAGCCTTTACATTAAATCCGCTTGGCACTGGAACGTTGGTCCATTTGGTCGAACAAGGCTACAAGCGAACGACCTCATCACTCCAAGCATGTTTAGGTTGTGCTACTGGCTGGGGTGAGGCGCTCACGCTTTTGAAATTTTACCTTGAACACGGTATCACCTATGGAACAGTTCCTCCAGAAGCTGCCGAACTCGTAGCAATTCAAGCTGAGGGTTAA
- a CDS encoding helix-turn-helix transcriptional regulator, with amino-acid sequence MTYGAPAHTGFDRSSITQQQQAVRQVVETMRQNFWNPMSLNDMAEMANFSPCYFNQVFRSIVGIPPSRYLTALRIDAAKRLLIDTTLRVIDICYEVGYNSLGTFSSRFTELVGISPQGFRELADQDNWRLFQAFLQAQQRALPSIFHSHKQIAMGSVYAHQAAQTPVAIKTQRPATPTLIGLYPLPMPQGKPIAYTIAPASRLYMLPPVADGRYYIFATAFEWSQDPRSFLLLDWQREDLLVGMGDRPLWVRNGRYQNHIDLHLRPMQPTDPPLLSALFYFMVLAQQQLELFVQRS; translated from the coding sequence ATGACGTATGGCGCACCGGCGCACACAGGCTTTGATCGTTCAAGCATTACGCAGCAACAACAGGCCGTTCGGCAAGTCGTTGAAACGATGCGGCAGAATTTCTGGAATCCTATGTCGCTGAATGATATGGCTGAAATGGCTAATTTCAGTCCATGTTATTTCAATCAAGTATTTCGTTCGATTGTGGGAATTCCGCCAAGCCGCTATCTGACGGCACTACGGATAGATGCCGCCAAACGGCTTTTGATCGATACAACCCTGCGGGTGATCGATATTTGCTACGAGGTTGGCTATAACAGCCTCGGAACCTTTAGCTCGCGTTTTACCGAGTTGGTAGGCATTTCACCGCAAGGGTTTCGCGAGTTAGCCGATCAAGACAATTGGCGCTTGTTTCAGGCGTTTCTACAAGCCCAACAACGGGCATTACCAAGCATATTTCATTCGCACAAACAAATCGCTATGGGTTCGGTTTATGCCCATCAAGCAGCCCAAACACCCGTTGCTATTAAAACCCAAAGGCCAGCAACACCCACGCTGATTGGCTTGTATCCCTTGCCAATGCCTCAAGGCAAGCCGATTGCCTATACGATTGCTCCTGCATCCCGCTTATATATGCTTCCACCGGTTGCCGATGGCCGTTATTACATTTTTGCAACCGCATTTGAGTGGTCGCAAGACCCTCGATCGTTTTTATTACTTGATTGGCAACGAGAAGATCTTTTGGTTGGCATGGGTGATCGTCCCTTATGGGTCCGTAACGGTCGCTATCAAAACCATATTGATCTCCATCTACGCCCAATGCAGCCAACTGATCCGCCCCTTCTTAGCGCATTATTTTATTTTATGGTACTTGCTCAGCAACAGCTTGAGCTCTTTGTCCAAAGGAGTTAG
- a CDS encoding cysteine dioxygenase family protein, protein MMKPLELIQAIRMIKRQALAQSTQLAQLRQALIAFVSEPANRQVNITNTSCGLYTRILLNSFDDDFQIVVVLWGPQSASPIHDHNGTVGAVAALAGHTIEAKYQILRTEAQRAWLQKQETSVLKAAYVTPILPDETSQLHDMVNATDTWAATVHIYLTPITDFYIYEPQPDGTYIMVERKLWFDGDNAWQTWQTPLQQEVLGSGS, encoded by the coding sequence ATGATGAAGCCACTCGAACTCATTCAGGCCATTCGAATGATTAAACGCCAAGCCCTTGCGCAATCGACCCAACTTGCCCAACTAAGGCAAGCCTTGATTGCGTTTGTCTCGGAGCCAGCCAATCGCCAAGTTAATATTACGAATACCAGTTGTGGATTGTATACGCGGATCTTGCTTAATTCCTTTGATGATGATTTTCAAATTGTGGTCGTGTTGTGGGGACCCCAAAGCGCCAGCCCAATTCATGATCATAATGGAACTGTTGGGGCTGTTGCTGCCTTAGCTGGACATACCATCGAAGCAAAATATCAGATTCTCCGCACCGAAGCTCAGCGTGCATGGCTCCAAAAGCAAGAAACAAGCGTATTAAAGGCCGCCTATGTAACCCCGATCTTACCTGATGAAACGAGCCAACTCCACGATATGGTCAACGCAACTGATACCTGGGCGGCAACAGTTCATATTTATCTTACGCCGATCACCGATTTTTATATTTACGAGCCCCAGCCTGATGGAACATATATCATGGTCGAGCGCAAACTCTGGTTCGATGGTGATAATGCTTGGCAAACTTGGCAGACTCCACTTCAGCAAGAAGTCTTGGGGTCAGGCTCCTAG
- a CDS encoding helix-turn-helix transcriptional regulator: MSLESGLINELKGNLADQRGTLSSIRQPSSPEQWHDHDQTTHYSEAVERVIGVMRGQSHELLRLEQLADIANLSPFHFNRIFRQTVGLPPGKFLSTLRLDRAKRLLLTTDLSITAICFEAGYSSLGTFTTQFTQVVGVSPRRLRLLKATFETPRLDRLHHQYVHESKPDQQALSVQGSIIAPESFSGSIFIGLYPIAAPLGQPVSCVFLNALGDFQLKAEKPGRYHLFAGAIPWSNDPLAYLLPCEQTAWFGRTASVIMLRSDKFTSCGVISLRRRRPTDPPLLTVPSALTT; this comes from the coding sequence ATGTCCTTGGAATCGGGATTAATCAACGAGCTAAAGGGGAATCTTGCTGATCAACGAGGAACGCTATCGAGTATTCGCCAGCCATCAAGCCCAGAACAGTGGCATGATCACGATCAAACAACCCATTATAGCGAGGCGGTCGAGCGGGTTATTGGCGTAATGCGAGGACAATCACATGAATTATTACGGCTGGAACAATTAGCTGATATTGCAAACCTTAGCCCTTTCCATTTTAATCGCATCTTCCGCCAAACGGTTGGGCTGCCACCTGGTAAATTTTTATCAACCCTGCGGCTTGATCGGGCCAAGCGTTTGTTGCTTACCACCGATTTAAGTATTACTGCGATTTGTTTCGAGGCTGGCTATAGTAGTTTAGGCACGTTTACGACCCAGTTCACACAGGTTGTTGGGGTTTCACCTCGACGGTTGCGCTTGCTCAAGGCTACCTTTGAAACTCCGCGCTTGGATCGTCTACACCACCAATATGTGCATGAATCCAAACCTGATCAACAAGCATTGTCTGTGCAGGGGAGCATCATTGCCCCAGAAAGCTTTAGTGGCTCGATTTTTATCGGTCTCTATCCAATTGCAGCGCCTTTAGGCCAGCCTGTTAGTTGTGTTTTTCTTAATGCACTTGGCGATTTTCAACTCAAGGCTGAAAAACCAGGCCGATACCATCTATTTGCAGGGGCTATACCTTGGTCGAATGATCCATTGGCCTATCTCTTACCTTGTGAACAGACAGCTTGGTTTGGTAGAACCGCCAGTGTTATTATGCTCCGTTCAGATAAGTTTACGAGCTGTGGCGTAATTAGTCTACGCCGTCGCCGCCCAACTGATCCCCCACTGCTGACGGTACCCTCAGCCCTGACAACCTAA
- a CDS encoding RnfABCDGE type electron transport complex subunit D, with product MIDPKPDVRVMALRRFAIAITVLNILGRTVFGFEQPWSYVVAALATTYGMELLLEWLAARDESRPVRYGGGWRCMVDFLLSAHITGLAISMLVYANQRIWPIVFASAVAIGSKTLFRAPHARGERHFLNPSNFGISVTLVLFPAVSIVPPYHFTENIYGIADLLIPVIIVISGSFLNIHFTKRLPLILGWIGGFVLQAALGTIISGHLFGPALLPMTSVAFTLFTFYMITDPGTTPSKPWHQCLFGVAVALIYRLLIMANVVFDLFFALSLVCMLRGLWLYYQAWAAKRSSIHISTSNLAPRVEA from the coding sequence ATGATCGATCCAAAACCAGATGTGCGGGTGATGGCGCTCCGTCGCTTTGCGATTGCCATTACCGTTTTGAACATTTTAGGCCGGACTGTCTTTGGTTTTGAACAGCCATGGTCATATGTTGTGGCCGCACTAGCCACGACCTATGGAATGGAACTATTGCTTGAGTGGTTGGCTGCCCGTGATGAATCACGGCCTGTTCGTTATGGCGGTGGTTGGCGTTGTATGGTCGATTTTCTGCTATCTGCACATATTACTGGGCTTGCAATTAGTATGCTTGTCTATGCCAACCAGCGTATTTGGCCAATTGTCTTTGCTTCAGCTGTGGCAATTGGCTCTAAAACTCTGTTTCGTGCACCGCATGCCCGGGGCGAACGCCACTTTCTCAACCCATCTAACTTTGGAATTTCGGTGACATTAGTCTTGTTTCCTGCGGTAAGTATTGTCCCGCCATATCATTTTACCGAAAATATCTATGGCATTGCCGATCTGCTAATTCCGGTCATCATCGTCATTTCTGGCTCATTCCTGAATATTCATTTTACGAAACGCTTGCCGCTGATTCTTGGCTGGATTGGCGGGTTCGTCCTCCAAGCAGCCTTAGGAACGATCATCAGTGGGCATTTATTTGGGCCGGCATTACTCCCGATGACGAGTGTCGCCTTTACCCTCTTTACTTTCTATATGATCACCGATCCTGGGACAACTCCCAGTAAACCGTGGCATCAGTGCCTCTTTGGGGTTGCGGTAGCGCTGATTTATCGCTTATTAATTATGGCGAATGTGGTGTTTGATCTATTTTTCGCGCTTTCGCTTGTTTGTATGCTGCGGGGACTCTGGCTCTATTATCAGGCTTGGGCTGCCAAACGCAGTTCTATCCACATCTCAACGTCGAACCTAGCTCCCAGAGTAGAAGCCTAA